One Cellulosimicrobium protaetiae genomic region harbors:
- a CDS encoding LacI family DNA-binding transcriptional regulator gives MQKPQQRATLADVARLAGVSAKTVSRVYDGSTNVSPDTRRRIEEAAARLSFRPNLLARDLRHGGVSSAVGFVLGDLTNPFYFQVAAGMERELAQHGLTMVLTATEDDPAEEERVAGTLLAQRVRALVLVPIAQDQSYLESERRLGTPVVTIDRPAHNLLADSVVLDNREGTAEAVRALTRIGHRRVAFVCSPADLYTHAERLAGYREALREVGVTDTSAWERLDDAGGRSTEAAVLDVFDQPDPPTAIVTGNNRASAALVRALGPARDDLAYLGFDDFDLADALGFSVVAYDTREIGRAAARRVLERLADPQGAPVHVRIPTHLVPRGSGERPPR, from the coding sequence GTGCAGAAGCCGCAGCAACGAGCCACTCTGGCCGACGTCGCGCGGCTCGCCGGGGTGAGCGCCAAGACCGTCTCCCGGGTCTACGACGGCAGCACCAACGTCTCCCCCGACACCCGGCGCCGCATCGAGGAGGCCGCCGCGCGCCTGAGCTTCCGCCCCAACCTCCTCGCGCGCGACCTCCGCCACGGCGGGGTCTCGTCCGCCGTCGGGTTCGTGCTCGGCGACCTCACCAACCCGTTCTACTTCCAGGTCGCCGCCGGCATGGAGCGCGAGCTCGCGCAGCACGGTCTGACGATGGTGCTCACGGCGACCGAGGACGACCCCGCCGAGGAGGAGCGTGTCGCCGGGACGTTGCTCGCCCAGCGCGTCCGCGCGCTCGTCCTCGTCCCGATCGCCCAGGACCAGTCCTACCTCGAGAGCGAGCGGCGGCTCGGCACGCCCGTCGTGACGATCGACCGCCCCGCGCACAACCTCCTCGCCGACTCGGTCGTCCTCGACAACCGGGAGGGCACCGCGGAGGCGGTCCGGGCGCTCACGCGGATCGGCCACCGCCGCGTCGCGTTCGTCTGCAGCCCGGCGGACCTGTACACGCACGCCGAACGCCTCGCCGGCTACCGGGAGGCGCTGCGCGAGGTCGGCGTCACGGACACGTCCGCGTGGGAACGACTCGACGACGCCGGCGGCCGCAGCACCGAGGCCGCGGTGCTGGACGTCTTCGACCAGCCCGACCCCCCGACCGCGATCGTCACCGGGAACAACCGCGCGAGCGCGGCGCTCGTCCGCGCGCTCGGCCCCGCCCGGGACGACCTGGCGTACCTCGGGTTCGACGACTTCGACCTCGCCGACGCGCTCGGCTTCAGCGTGGTCGCCTACGACACGCGCGAGATCGGCCGCGCCGCCGCACGACGCGTCCTCGAGCGGCTCGCCGACCCGCAGGGCGCACCGGTCCACGTCCGCATCCCCACCCACCTCGTCCCCCGCGGCTCCGGCGAACGCCCCCCGCGATAA
- a CDS encoding LacI family DNA-binding transcriptional regulator, whose amino-acid sequence MARITIADIARRAGVSTGAVSYALNNRPGVSAETRSRILGVAAELGWEPSSAARSLSGARTETVGLVLARDPSTLGFESFYMQFIAGIESELAARSYGLLLQVVPDLDAELRAYRKWRAARRVDGVVTVDLRLDDPRVAWLSEPDAIPAVVVGDPALAGNLTNVWTDDASAMRESVRYLHTVGHRRIARVAGVTSFGHTHIRDEAFRAETARLDVQGQIARTDYTADQGASATRTLLTGTERPSAIIYDNDVMALAGLGVASELGVRVPADLSIVAWDDSPLCQATYPRLSALSHDVTSFGAHVARRLFDRIDGRTGGSFLDSTPTLRPRGTTARHAEG is encoded by the coding sequence ATGGCCCGGATCACGATCGCGGACATCGCCCGGCGGGCCGGTGTGTCCACGGGTGCCGTGTCGTACGCGCTGAACAACCGCCCGGGGGTGTCGGCCGAGACGCGCTCGCGCATCCTCGGGGTCGCGGCGGAGCTGGGCTGGGAACCGAGCTCCGCGGCACGCTCGCTCTCGGGGGCGCGCACGGAGACCGTGGGTCTCGTGCTCGCGCGCGACCCCAGCACGCTCGGTTTCGAGTCGTTCTACATGCAGTTCATCGCAGGGATCGAGTCCGAGCTCGCCGCGCGCTCGTACGGGCTGCTCCTCCAGGTGGTCCCGGACCTCGACGCCGAGCTGCGCGCCTACCGCAAGTGGCGCGCGGCGCGTCGGGTCGACGGCGTCGTGACGGTCGACCTGCGCCTCGACGACCCGCGCGTGGCCTGGCTGTCCGAGCCGGACGCGATCCCCGCCGTCGTGGTGGGCGACCCGGCGCTCGCGGGCAACCTCACGAACGTCTGGACCGACGACGCCTCGGCGATGCGCGAGTCGGTCCGCTACCTGCACACCGTGGGCCACCGGCGGATCGCGCGCGTCGCGGGCGTCACGAGCTTCGGCCACACGCACATCCGCGACGAGGCGTTCCGTGCGGAGACCGCTCGGCTCGACGTGCAGGGCCAGATCGCGCGGACCGACTACACCGCCGACCAGGGGGCGAGCGCGACGCGCACGCTGCTCACGGGTACCGAGCGGCCGTCGGCGATCATCTACGACAACGACGTCATGGCCCTCGCGGGCCTCGGGGTGGCGAGCGAGCTGGGCGTCCGCGTCCCCGCGGACCTGTCGATCGTCGCCTGGGACGACTCGCCGCTCTGCCAGGCGACGTACCCGCGGCTGTCGGCCCTGAGCCACGACGTGACGAGCTTCGGGGCACACGTGGCACGACGGCTGTTCGACCGCATCGACGGCCGGACGGGCGGGAGCTTCCTCGACTCCACGCCGACGCTCCGTCCGCGGGGGACGACCGCGCGCCACGCCGAGGGCTGA
- a CDS encoding ABC transporter substrate-binding protein — MAKRHILATSTAAAMVLVLGACSGGSNGGGDGDGDGPSGTITVLTNRTDIVDTVLQDYVTEFQQTYPDVDVEFEAVTDYEGDVSIRLNSGDYGDVLLIPNTVDADQLSTFFEPLGSVDELGDKYRFIHDKAYDGQVYGLATFGTAMGYVLNKPVWEEAGITEPPATPEEFLDALEAIKETSPDTVPYYTNYADGWPLTQWQSNQGSIDGPEAVNLRTEQDAPWTEGEEQYAIDSLLYDVVEAGLSEPDPTTTNWEESKNLVGTGQVASMVLGSWAVTQMQDAAEAAGNPREDIGFWPMPWQTDGAFHTTVGADYKIAISKHSENKEAAEAWLYWFLDESGFAASQGGLAPQVDGESPEILADFETFGVEEVEIAPAPEGEENLLADIYNTAEIDLNGDQFRRQYIDVARGAADGDKASFFADLNDRWATARAEVVG; from the coding sequence ATGGCGAAGAGGCACATCCTTGCCACGAGCACGGCCGCGGCCATGGTGCTCGTGCTGGGGGCCTGCTCCGGCGGCTCCAACGGCGGGGGCGACGGAGACGGGGACGGGCCGTCGGGCACGATCACCGTCCTGACCAACCGCACGGACATCGTGGACACCGTGCTCCAGGACTACGTGACCGAGTTCCAGCAGACCTACCCGGATGTCGACGTCGAGTTCGAGGCTGTGACCGACTACGAGGGCGACGTCTCGATCCGTCTCAACTCCGGCGACTACGGCGACGTCCTGCTCATCCCGAACACGGTCGACGCGGACCAGCTCTCGACCTTCTTCGAGCCCTTGGGCTCGGTCGACGAGCTCGGCGACAAGTACCGCTTCATCCACGACAAGGCCTACGACGGCCAGGTCTACGGCCTCGCGACGTTCGGGACCGCGATGGGCTACGTGCTCAACAAGCCGGTCTGGGAGGAGGCGGGGATCACCGAGCCGCCCGCGACACCCGAGGAGTTCCTCGACGCGCTGGAGGCGATCAAGGAGACCTCGCCCGACACCGTCCCGTACTACACGAACTACGCGGACGGCTGGCCGCTCACGCAGTGGCAGTCCAACCAGGGCTCCATCGACGGTCCGGAGGCCGTGAACCTGCGCACCGAGCAGGACGCGCCGTGGACCGAGGGCGAGGAGCAGTACGCGATCGACTCGCTCCTGTACGACGTCGTGGAGGCCGGCCTCTCCGAGCCCGACCCGACCACGACGAACTGGGAGGAGTCCAAGAACCTCGTCGGCACCGGCCAGGTCGCGAGCATGGTGCTCGGCTCGTGGGCCGTGACGCAGATGCAGGACGCCGCGGAGGCCGCGGGCAACCCCCGCGAGGACATCGGGTTCTGGCCGATGCCGTGGCAGACGGACGGCGCGTTCCACACCACCGTCGGCGCCGACTACAAGATCGCGATCTCCAAGCACTCGGAGAACAAGGAGGCCGCCGAGGCGTGGCTGTACTGGTTCCTCGACGAGTCGGGCTTCGCCGCGAGCCAGGGCGGGCTCGCGCCGCAGGTGGACGGCGAGTCGCCGGAGATCCTCGCCGACTTCGAGACGTTCGGCGTCGAGGAGGTCGAGATCGCCCCGGCCCCGGAGGGTGAGGAGAACCTCCTGGCCGACATCTACAACACCGCGGAGATCGACCTCAACGGCGACCAGTTCCGACGCCAGTACATCGACGTCGCGCGCGGCGCGGCGGACGGCGACAAGGCGTCGTTCTTCGCCGACCTCAACGACCGCTGGGCGACGGCCCGCGCCGAGGTCGTCGGCTGA
- a CDS encoding carbohydrate ABC transporter permease, protein MAAVTGPAGALGATRPARLRGRRRPAPGGGATKGGWRVTPWLFLLVPVGMLLLFTYVPVANMVWYSFTSWDGLDPVKEPVGWKNYVEIFTRPEIFRVFLVSLYYLVGAAVQLVLALYFATILSFSTRFRNWFKGIIFFPYLINGVAIGLVFLYFFRPGGTLDAFLAAFGFTGPPLWLGDPSLVNVSLAATSVWRYMGLNFVLFLGAIQSIPNELYEAADLDGANAWQKFRFIIAPGIRQIIGLSVILAVSGALSVFEMPFIMTGGANGSETFVIQTVNTAFTFSKVGLASAMAVVLLIIVLFISWVQRRIVPDERGDLV, encoded by the coding sequence ATGGCCGCGGTCACCGGACCAGCCGGTGCGCTCGGAGCGACGCGCCCGGCACGCCTGAGGGGACGACGACGTCCCGCACCGGGCGGGGGAGCGACCAAGGGCGGGTGGCGGGTCACGCCGTGGCTCTTCCTGCTCGTCCCCGTGGGCATGCTGCTGCTATTCACCTACGTCCCCGTGGCGAACATGGTGTGGTACAGCTTCACGTCCTGGGACGGGCTCGACCCCGTCAAGGAGCCCGTCGGCTGGAAGAACTACGTCGAGATCTTCACGCGACCCGAGATCTTCCGCGTGTTCCTCGTGAGCCTGTACTACCTCGTGGGCGCGGCCGTGCAGCTCGTCCTCGCGCTGTACTTCGCGACGATCCTCAGCTTCAGCACCCGCTTCCGGAACTGGTTCAAGGGGATCATCTTCTTCCCCTACCTCATCAACGGGGTCGCGATCGGGCTCGTCTTCCTCTACTTCTTCCGGCCCGGCGGAACCCTCGACGCGTTCCTCGCCGCGTTCGGGTTCACGGGCCCGCCGCTGTGGCTCGGCGACCCGTCGCTCGTCAACGTCTCGCTCGCCGCGACGAGCGTGTGGCGCTACATGGGCCTGAACTTCGTGCTCTTCCTCGGGGCGATCCAGTCGATCCCGAACGAGCTCTACGAGGCGGCCGACCTCGACGGCGCGAACGCCTGGCAGAAGTTCCGCTTCATCATCGCCCCCGGGATCCGCCAGATCATCGGGCTGTCGGTGATCCTCGCGGTGTCCGGAGCGCTGTCGGTGTTCGAGATGCCCTTCATCATGACGGGCGGCGCGAACGGGTCGGAGACGTTCGTCATCCAGACCGTCAACACGGCCTTCACGTTCTCGAAGGTCGGCCTCGCGTCCGCGATGGCCGTCGTCCTGCTCATCATCGTCCTGTTCATCTCCTGGGTGCAGCGACGCATCGTCCCCGACGAGAGAGGTGACCTCGTATGA
- a CDS encoding carbohydrate ABC transporter permease, translating to MSAAPLRTSAAQDDASRTEDAPAPRTGPGPRDVPARPLPAPSATDRVRSGWARWTRGASPVLGPVGTTLKYVSLVAACLVAVVPLVTIFMASFKTQAEFRETGPLDPPSSWTNLDNFVTAFTRGGMLQGFVNTTIILVVALTGTIIIGTMAAYAIDRFTFRGQRLVVGAFLLATLVPGVTTQVATFQIVSGLGLFNTRWAAIVLFMGTDIISIYIFLQFMKSIPRSLDEAAMLDGANRLTIYARIVFPLLKPAIATVIIIKGIAIYNEFYLPWLYMPKRDLGVISTSLFRFKGPFGAQWEVISAGTVLVIVPTLVAFLLLQRYIYNGLTSGATK from the coding sequence ATGAGCGCCGCACCGCTGCGCACGTCCGCCGCGCAGGACGACGCCTCCCGGACGGAGGACGCCCCGGCACCCCGGACGGGCCCCGGTCCCCGCGACGTGCCCGCCCGCCCGCTCCCCGCGCCGTCGGCCACCGACCGGGTCCGGTCCGGCTGGGCACGCTGGACGCGCGGGGCGAGCCCGGTGCTCGGCCCGGTCGGCACGACGCTCAAGTACGTCTCGCTGGTCGCGGCGTGCCTCGTGGCGGTCGTCCCTCTCGTGACGATCTTCATGGCCTCGTTCAAGACGCAGGCCGAGTTCCGCGAGACCGGCCCGCTGGACCCGCCGTCGAGCTGGACCAACCTCGACAACTTCGTCACGGCGTTCACGCGCGGCGGCATGCTCCAGGGCTTCGTCAACACGACGATCATCCTCGTCGTCGCCCTCACCGGGACGATCATCATCGGCACGATGGCCGCCTACGCGATCGACCGCTTCACGTTCCGCGGCCAGCGGCTCGTCGTCGGGGCGTTCCTGCTCGCGACCCTCGTGCCCGGCGTCACGACGCAGGTCGCAACCTTCCAGATCGTCAGCGGCCTCGGCCTGTTCAACACGCGCTGGGCCGCGATCGTCCTGTTCATGGGCACGGACATCATCTCGATCTACATCTTCCTGCAGTTCATGAAGTCGATCCCGAGGTCGCTCGACGAGGCGGCCATGCTCGACGGCGCCAACCGTCTGACGATCTACGCGCGCATCGTCTTCCCGCTGCTCAAGCCCGCGATCGCGACCGTGATCATCATCAAGGGCATCGCGATCTACAACGAGTTCTACCTGCCCTGGCTCTACATGCCGAAGCGGGACCTCGGCGTCATCTCGACGTCGCTGTTCCGCTTCAAGGGCCCCTTCGGCGCACAGTGGGAGGTGATCTCCGCCGGGACCGTGCTCGTCATCGTCCCGACGCTGGTCGCGTTCCTGCTGCTGCAGCGCTACATCTACAACGGACTGACCTCAGGAGCCACCAAGTGA
- a CDS encoding glycoside hydrolase family 2 protein: MTSTTAPTQPSATATAAPAPGLTPRVLVRRELHEGWTARAVGGPVPAHVEDVAVPATVPGSVHTDLLAAGLIPDPYLDDHENLVAWVGRCDWEYRTTFAWSAADTPGADRHDLAFDGLDTVATVVLNGTRVLSSRNQFRTYRVGVADLLREGENELVVTFASPVRYADRESLALGYRPQVNKHPYNAIRKSACSFGWDWGIDAPSVGLWKPVRLESWSTARLAAVRPLVSVDLPDDAASRAGHLATAPGRLAVHVDVERPSVVPDDGALAVRVVLRGPSGEHDAEGIVSAGATTAVVTVDVPDAALWWPRGYGDQPLHDVEVTLSDGDARLDGWSGRTGFRDARLDLTPDEHGTSFTVVVNGREVWVKGANWIPDDVFVHRVTRERYAARLDQAELANMNLLRVWGGGIYEADDFYDLCDERGILTWQDFAFACAAYSEDEPLRSEVEAEARDNVTRLAPHPSLVVWNGSNENIWGFGAWGWDLRLEGKSWGLGYYTELLPGVLAELDGTRPYTPSSPWSGTLDVHPNDPDHGSMHSWELWNRQDWPRYRDDVPRFMAEFGWQGPPTWSTLTRAISDDPLTPESPGMLVHQKAAQGNDKLTDGLVRHVPLPDDMDDWHWAMSWNQAVAVQVAVEHLRSWAPRTMGSVVWQLNDCWPVTSWAAVDGDGRAKPLLHALAHAHADRLLTVQPRSAQGAVSSGDSTDRLVVVVANDTDDVWSGDVVVRRLSFEGVELGAAKVPVELGARGTTSVRVPRDVATAGDAAGEVLVATLGDVRALWWFAEPRDASFTPPRLVTEVHRDAGAWAVRVTAENIVRDVALLADKVHPDLRADDMLVTLLPGESATFRVSGPEEALAAVEPGALVAPRVLRSTNQLVTGRGRR, from the coding sequence GTGACGAGCACGACCGCCCCGACGCAGCCCTCTGCGACCGCCACCGCCGCGCCGGCGCCCGGCCTCACGCCACGGGTGCTCGTGCGCCGCGAGCTCCACGAGGGCTGGACCGCACGCGCCGTCGGCGGCCCGGTGCCCGCGCACGTCGAGGACGTCGCCGTCCCCGCCACGGTGCCCGGGAGCGTCCACACCGACCTGCTCGCCGCCGGGCTCATCCCCGACCCGTACCTCGACGACCACGAGAACCTCGTCGCCTGGGTCGGCCGGTGCGACTGGGAGTACCGCACGACGTTCGCGTGGTCCGCAGCCGACACCCCCGGCGCGGACCGCCACGACCTCGCGTTCGACGGGCTCGACACCGTCGCGACCGTCGTGCTCAACGGCACGCGGGTGCTGAGCAGCCGCAACCAGTTCCGGACGTACCGCGTCGGCGTGGCCGACCTGCTGCGCGAGGGCGAGAACGAGCTCGTCGTGACGTTCGCCTCGCCCGTGCGGTACGCGGACCGCGAGTCCCTCGCGCTCGGGTACCGGCCTCAGGTGAACAAGCACCCGTACAACGCGATCCGCAAGTCCGCGTGCAGCTTCGGCTGGGACTGGGGGATCGACGCGCCGTCGGTCGGCTTGTGGAAGCCCGTGCGCCTCGAGTCGTGGTCGACGGCGCGGCTCGCGGCCGTCCGTCCGCTCGTCTCGGTGGACCTGCCCGACGACGCCGCCTCCCGGGCGGGGCACCTCGCCACGGCGCCGGGTCGACTCGCGGTGCACGTCGACGTCGAGCGCCCGTCGGTGGTCCCGGACGACGGGGCGCTCGCCGTGCGCGTCGTGCTCCGCGGGCCCTCGGGCGAGCACGACGCCGAGGGGATCGTCTCTGCCGGGGCGACGACCGCCGTCGTGACCGTGGACGTGCCGGACGCCGCGCTGTGGTGGCCCCGCGGGTACGGCGACCAGCCGCTCCACGACGTCGAGGTGACGCTCTCCGACGGGGACGCCCGGCTCGACGGGTGGTCGGGGCGCACGGGGTTCCGCGACGCGCGGCTCGACCTCACGCCGGACGAGCACGGGACGTCGTTCACGGTCGTCGTGAACGGGCGCGAGGTCTGGGTCAAGGGCGCGAACTGGATCCCCGACGACGTGTTCGTGCACCGCGTGACGCGCGAGCGCTACGCCGCGCGGCTCGACCAGGCCGAGCTCGCGAACATGAACCTGCTGCGCGTGTGGGGCGGCGGCATCTACGAGGCCGACGACTTCTACGACCTGTGCGACGAGCGCGGCATCCTCACGTGGCAGGACTTCGCGTTCGCGTGCGCCGCGTACTCGGAGGACGAGCCGCTGCGCTCGGAGGTCGAGGCGGAGGCGCGCGACAACGTCACGCGCCTGGCCCCGCACCCGAGCCTCGTCGTGTGGAACGGGAGCAACGAGAACATCTGGGGGTTCGGGGCCTGGGGCTGGGACCTGCGGCTCGAGGGCAAGTCGTGGGGCCTCGGGTACTACACGGAGCTGCTGCCCGGCGTGCTCGCCGAGCTCGACGGGACGCGCCCGTACACGCCGTCGAGCCCGTGGTCCGGGACCCTGGACGTGCACCCCAACGACCCCGACCACGGCTCGATGCACTCGTGGGAGCTGTGGAACCGGCAGGACTGGCCGCGCTACCGCGACGACGTCCCGCGCTTCATGGCGGAGTTCGGGTGGCAGGGGCCGCCCACGTGGTCGACGCTCACGCGCGCGATCAGCGACGACCCGCTCACGCCCGAGTCGCCCGGGATGCTCGTGCACCAGAAGGCCGCGCAGGGCAACGACAAGCTCACGGACGGCCTCGTGCGGCACGTGCCGTTGCCGGACGACATGGACGACTGGCACTGGGCGATGTCGTGGAACCAGGCGGTCGCCGTGCAGGTCGCGGTCGAGCACCTGCGCTCGTGGGCGCCGCGCACGATGGGCTCGGTCGTGTGGCAGCTCAACGACTGCTGGCCCGTGACCTCGTGGGCGGCGGTCGACGGCGACGGTCGCGCCAAGCCGCTCCTGCACGCTCTCGCCCACGCGCACGCCGACCGGCTGCTCACGGTCCAGCCCCGGTCCGCCCAGGGCGCGGTCTCGTCGGGTGACTCGACCGACCGGCTCGTCGTCGTGGTCGCCAACGACACGGACGACGTGTGGTCGGGCGACGTCGTCGTGCGCAGGCTGTCGTTCGAGGGCGTGGAGCTCGGGGCCGCGAAGGTGCCCGTCGAGCTCGGCGCGCGCGGGACGACGAGCGTGCGTGTGCCGCGCGACGTCGCGACCGCGGGCGACGCGGCGGGCGAGGTGCTCGTCGCGACCCTGGGTGACGTGCGCGCGCTGTGGTGGTTCGCCGAGCCGCGCGACGCGTCGTTCACCCCGCCGCGCCTCGTCACCGAGGTGCACCGCGACGCAGGTGCCTGGGCGGTGCGCGTGACGGCCGAGAACATCGTGCGCGACGTCGCGCTGCTCGCCGACAAGGTCCACCCTGACCTGCGCGCGGACGACATGCTCGTCACGCTCCTGCCCGGCGAGTCCGCGACGTTCCGTGTCTCCGGGCCCGAGGAGGCGCTCGCCGCCGTCGAGCCCGGTGCCCTCGTCGCGCCGCGCGTGCTGCGCTCGACGAACCAGCTCGTCACCGGCCGCGGTCGGCGCTGA
- a CDS encoding aminoglycoside phosphotransferase produces MELLDAWLPARRWYPVKGVAVRHVPWLSFALDVPASAATPGPPDDAWPGTHVELHLLRLVGDGVDLVVQVPLVLEPVSLPTGATPGSESQGSATPGGAAPIGTLAPGGADDGGWVVHDGAAHPACWAALLAVAEWENPGTAPDGASPRGGGPDADTDLTGGRALSVEQSNSSVLLPRVAGGSMLKVLRAIAIGPNPDVTIPRALAAQGWAGVPRPLAWLEVTWDAADDPAAVDPGVDHRPGEPTAGGGAPPSGTGAGPAATRSAHLAILSEFVEGARDGFDLACSYAGQDASFADLAADLGRVLADLHGALRSAFGVGSPVDARWLVADLRRRADEAVASSSALGRRAADVAAFWDRTSARLANVTRVPDALPRLQTVHGDLHLGQVLHARRFGWKVLDFEGEPLRPVAERTRPDLALRDVAGIVRSFDYAAAVGRARDAAWAVQARTAFLDAYDRADTAGVDRATSEALVRALTLDKALYEVVYESRNRPDWEPIPLAAVDRLLAGNT; encoded by the coding sequence ATGGAGCTCCTGGACGCCTGGCTGCCCGCGCGGCGGTGGTACCCCGTCAAGGGAGTCGCCGTGCGCCACGTGCCGTGGCTGTCTTTCGCGCTCGACGTCCCGGCGTCCGCCGCGACGCCCGGACCGCCCGACGACGCGTGGCCGGGGACGCACGTCGAGCTCCACCTGCTGCGGCTCGTCGGCGACGGCGTGGACCTCGTCGTGCAGGTGCCCCTCGTGCTCGAGCCAGTGTCGCTGCCGACCGGCGCGACGCCGGGCAGCGAGAGCCAAGGCAGCGCGACGCCGGGCGGCGCGGCGCCGATCGGGACGCTCGCCCCGGGCGGTGCCGACGACGGCGGGTGGGTCGTGCACGACGGCGCCGCGCACCCCGCGTGCTGGGCGGCCCTCCTGGCCGTGGCGGAGTGGGAGAACCCGGGCACGGCACCGGACGGGGCGAGTCCCCGCGGCGGAGGCCCCGACGCCGACACCGACCTCACCGGTGGACGCGCGCTGAGCGTCGAGCAGTCGAACAGCTCGGTGCTGCTGCCGCGGGTCGCCGGCGGGAGCATGCTCAAGGTCCTGCGCGCCATCGCGATCGGACCCAACCCCGACGTCACCATCCCCCGCGCGCTGGCGGCCCAGGGCTGGGCCGGGGTTCCCCGGCCGCTCGCGTGGCTCGAGGTGACGTGGGACGCGGCGGACGACCCGGCCGCCGTCGACCCGGGCGTGGACCACCGACCGGGAGAGCCGACCGCGGGGGGCGGGGCGCCGCCGTCGGGCACCGGCGCGGGTCCGGCAGCGACCCGCTCCGCGCACCTGGCGATCCTCAGCGAGTTCGTCGAGGGCGCGCGCGACGGGTTCGACCTCGCCTGCTCCTACGCGGGGCAGGACGCCTCGTTCGCCGACCTCGCGGCCGACCTGGGACGCGTCCTCGCCGACCTGCACGGCGCGCTCCGCAGCGCGTTCGGTGTCGGCTCGCCCGTCGACGCGCGCTGGCTCGTCGCGGACCTGCGACGGCGCGCGGACGAGGCCGTCGCGTCCTCCAGCGCGCTCGGACGGCGCGCGGCGGACGTCGCCGCGTTCTGGGACCGGACGTCCGCGCGGCTCGCGAACGTCACGCGCGTCCCCGACGCGCTCCCCCGGCTCCAGACCGTCCACGGCGACCTGCACCTCGGCCAGGTGCTGCACGCACGCCGGTTCGGCTGGAAGGTGCTCGACTTCGAGGGCGAGCCCCTGCGGCCCGTCGCGGAACGCACACGCCCGGACCTCGCGCTGCGCGACGTCGCCGGGATCGTGCGGTCGTTCGACTACGCGGCCGCCGTCGGGCGCGCGCGCGACGCCGCGTGGGCCGTCCAGGCACGCACCGCGTTCCTCGACGCGTACGACCGGGCCGACACGGCGGGCGTCGACCGCGCGACGTCCGAGGCGCTCGTCCGGGCGCTCACGCTCGACAAGGCGCTCTACGAGGTCGTGTACGAGTCGCGCAACCGCCCGGACTGGGAGCCCATCCCCCTCGCCGCGGTGGACCGGCTGCTCGCGGGGAACACCTGA